A section of the Streptomyces sp. Je 1-369 genome encodes:
- a CDS encoding DUF1918 domain-containing protein — protein sequence MRATVGDELVVHGRIVGQHDRVAQVVEVLGANGGPPYRVRFEDGHETVMSPGPDTVVRHQDPAP from the coding sequence ATGCGTGCAACCGTAGGCGACGAGCTGGTGGTGCACGGCAGGATCGTCGGGCAGCACGACCGGGTCGCGCAGGTCGTCGAGGTGCTGGGGGCGAACGGCGGTCCGCCGTACCGCGTCCGCTTCGAGGACGGCCACGAGACCGTGATGTCGCCGGGCCCCGACACCGTCGTACGGCATCAGGACCCGGCTCCCTGA
- a CDS encoding glycoside hydrolase family 10 protein, whose protein sequence is MRRMSRRGFSVVAVATVAGLATAGDAVAASGRRPKDGRELRGMWLASVVNRDWPSKPGLPAAQQRSELLAYLDSAVNRRLNAVVFQVRPTADALWPSPYEPWSEYLTGVQGKDPGWDPLGTAVHEAHRRGLELHAWFNPFRIANHTDPSRLVATHPARVHPDWVVPYGGKLYYNPGLPAVRRFVQDAMLDAVRRYPIDAVHWDDYFYPYPVAGQVFDDDDAFERYGGGFPDRASWRRDNIDRLVREMARRVKKARARTQFGISPFAVWRNIATDPTGSDTRAGVQTYDDLYADTRGWVKKGWIDYIVPQVYWNIGFPAADYAKLIPWWNDVVRGTGVHLYIGEALYKAGDPAQPAAWQDPAELSRHLTYAEGFHGVRGHVYFSAKEVGVDKIGAMARVVADHYQKPAKPPR, encoded by the coding sequence ATGAGGCGTATGTCACGTCGGGGTTTCTCCGTGGTGGCCGTCGCGACGGTGGCCGGACTTGCGACGGCGGGGGACGCGGTCGCCGCGTCCGGCCGGCGCCCGAAGGACGGCCGCGAACTGCGCGGCATGTGGCTGGCGAGCGTCGTCAACCGTGACTGGCCGTCCAAGCCGGGCCTCCCGGCGGCGCAGCAGCGCAGCGAGTTGCTGGCCTATCTGGACTCGGCCGTGAACCGCAGACTCAATGCGGTGGTCTTCCAGGTGCGTCCCACCGCGGACGCCCTGTGGCCGTCGCCCTACGAGCCGTGGTCGGAGTACCTGACCGGCGTCCAGGGCAAGGACCCGGGCTGGGACCCGCTGGGCACCGCCGTGCACGAGGCGCACCGCAGGGGCCTGGAGCTGCACGCGTGGTTCAACCCGTTCCGGATCGCCAACCACACCGACCCGTCCCGTCTGGTGGCCACGCACCCCGCGCGGGTGCACCCCGACTGGGTCGTGCCGTACGGCGGGAAGCTGTACTACAACCCGGGGCTGCCCGCGGTGCGGCGCTTCGTGCAGGACGCGATGCTCGACGCCGTGCGCCGCTATCCGATCGACGCGGTGCACTGGGACGACTACTTCTACCCGTATCCCGTCGCGGGCCAGGTCTTCGACGACGACGACGCCTTCGAGCGGTACGGCGGCGGCTTCCCCGACCGGGCGTCGTGGCGACGGGACAACATCGACCGGCTCGTGCGCGAGATGGCCCGGCGGGTGAAGAAGGCGCGGGCGCGGACACAGTTCGGGATCAGCCCCTTCGCGGTCTGGCGCAACATCGCCACCGACCCGACGGGCTCGGACACCCGGGCGGGCGTGCAGACCTACGACGATCTGTACGCGGACACCCGCGGCTGGGTGAAGAAGGGCTGGATCGACTACATCGTCCCGCAGGTGTACTGGAACATCGGCTTCCCCGCCGCGGACTACGCGAAGCTCATCCCGTGGTGGAACGACGTCGTGCGCGGCACGGGCGTGCACCTCTACATCGGCGAGGCCCTGTACAAGGCGGGCGACCCGGCGCAGCCCGCCGCCTGGCAGGACCCCGCGGAGCTGTCCCGGCACCTCACGTACGCCGAGGGCTTCCACGGGGTGCGCGGGCACGTCTACTTCTCGGCGAAGGAGGTCGGCGTCGACAAGATCGGCGCGATGGCGCGGGTGGTCGCCGACCACTACCAGAAGCCGGCGAAGCCGCCGCGCTGA
- a CDS encoding 3-hydroxybutyryl-CoA dehydrogenase gives MTDIARVGVVGCGQMGAGIAEVCARSGLDVKVAETTGEALEIGRTRLYNSLSKAAERGKISEEERDATLARLSFTTDLGEFSDRDLVIEAVVENEQVKTEIFQVLDQVVTRQDAILASNTSSIPLVKLAVATSRPDQVIGIHFFNPAPVQQLVELIPALTTSEGTISRAQAVVEKILGKHAIRAQDRSGFVVNALLIPYLLSAIRMFESGIASREDIDNGMEMGCAHPMGPLKLSDLIGLDTVASVADSMYTEYKEPLYAAPPLLQRMVDAGRLGRKSGSGFYTYA, from the coding sequence ATGACCGATATCGCACGCGTCGGAGTGGTGGGCTGTGGCCAGATGGGCGCCGGAATCGCAGAGGTCTGCGCCCGCTCCGGACTGGACGTGAAGGTCGCGGAGACCACCGGCGAAGCCCTGGAGATCGGCCGTACGCGGCTGTACAACTCCCTCTCCAAGGCGGCCGAGCGCGGCAAGATCTCCGAGGAGGAGCGCGACGCGACCCTGGCCCGCCTGAGCTTCACCACCGACCTCGGCGAGTTCTCCGACCGTGACCTGGTCATCGAGGCCGTCGTCGAGAACGAGCAGGTCAAGACCGAGATCTTCCAGGTGCTCGACCAGGTGGTGACCCGGCAGGACGCGATCCTCGCCTCCAACACCTCCTCCATTCCGCTGGTGAAGCTGGCCGTCGCGACCTCGCGTCCCGACCAGGTCATCGGCATCCACTTCTTCAACCCGGCGCCGGTGCAGCAGCTCGTCGAGCTCATCCCCGCGCTCACCACGTCCGAGGGCACCATCAGCCGGGCGCAGGCCGTGGTCGAGAAGATCCTCGGCAAGCACGCGATCCGCGCCCAGGACCGCTCGGGCTTCGTGGTGAACGCCCTGCTCATCCCGTACCTGCTCTCCGCCATCCGGATGTTCGAGTCGGGCATCGCGAGCCGCGAGGACATCGACAACGGCATGGAGATGGGCTGCGCCCACCCGATGGGCCCGCTCAAGCTCTCCGACCTGATCGGCCTGGACACGGTCGCCTCGGTCGCCGACTCGATGTACACCGAGTACAAGGAGCCGCTGTACGCCGCTCCCCCGCTGCTGCAGCGGATGGTGGACGCGGGCCGCCTCGGCCGGAAGTCCGGCTCGGGTTTCTACACGTACGCCTGA
- a CDS encoding NUDIX hydrolase: MQWTKQSEQTVYENRWFTVNLADVELPDGRHLDHFLIRLRPVAVATVVNDANEVLLLWRHRFITDSWGWELAAGVVEDGEDIAYAAAREMEEETGWRPGPLRHLMSVEPSNGLTDARHHIYWSDEGTYIGHPEDDFESDRREWVPLKLVPDMVSRGEVPAANMAAALLLLHHLRLGQDAR, encoded by the coding sequence GTGCAGTGGACGAAACAGAGCGAACAAACTGTGTATGAAAACCGGTGGTTCACCGTCAATCTCGCAGATGTCGAGCTGCCCGACGGCCGGCATCTCGACCACTTCCTCATACGGCTGCGGCCCGTCGCCGTGGCCACCGTCGTCAACGACGCCAACGAAGTGCTCCTGCTGTGGCGGCACCGCTTCATCACCGACAGCTGGGGCTGGGAACTCGCGGCAGGCGTCGTCGAGGACGGCGAGGACATCGCGTACGCCGCGGCACGCGAAATGGAGGAGGAGACCGGGTGGCGACCGGGCCCGCTGCGGCACCTCATGAGCGTCGAGCCGTCCAACGGGCTCACTGACGCGAGGCACCACATCTACTGGTCCGACGAAGGGACGTACATCGGTCATCCCGAGGACGACTTCGAGTCGGACCGCCGGGAGTGGGTCCCGCTCAAACTGGTTCCCGACATGGTGTCCCGTGGGGAGGTCCCGGCCGCCAACATGGCCGCGGCGCTCCTCCTCCTGCACCATCTGCGCCTCGGCCAGGACGCGCGCTAG
- a CDS encoding transcriptional regulator, whose translation MQPNTLLDAILDEAGISHAGLAAHVNQAGRARGLALRYEHTAVSRWLKGQRPRGQVPDLICEVLAARLHRPVTLDDIGLGLPGVPAARSGTAASTLSGFVERATALWRSDEQQRPHLLGAPAVTGTPAVMPVWEWENPPEDVDVSRGGRHPVSTADIEMMRAARAHYEQMYRKTGGIATRSRIVGFLNAEAAPLLRGSYTDEMGRQLHRSTGGLVAIAGICAYDSDAHGLAQRYFHQALRLSKASGDTGLGAYVIALLVNQSLFMREYRQAVAFAEAALRAAGRDLTPALASDLYAMQAKAYAHLGDGRSALSCIRRAEAAADRILRGREPDETGYVQPGLVNVQVAEALLSLGDLASAREHAAAAVDTPAHDRGRVHRLAMLSQIELRQGNTDEAVVTAVEMAEQARGMESQRLRDRLRAVREHLVRSDCAGTAEAAELIAGALRVPL comes from the coding sequence ATGCAGCCCAACACCCTGCTCGACGCGATCCTCGACGAAGCCGGCATCTCCCACGCGGGACTCGCCGCACACGTGAACCAGGCCGGAAGGGCCAGAGGACTCGCGCTCCGCTACGAACACACGGCCGTCTCACGCTGGTTGAAGGGCCAGCGGCCGCGCGGCCAGGTGCCGGACCTGATCTGCGAAGTCCTCGCCGCCCGCCTGCACCGCCCCGTCACCCTGGACGACATCGGACTCGGGCTGCCCGGCGTCCCCGCCGCCCGGTCCGGGACGGCCGCGTCCACCCTCTCCGGCTTCGTGGAACGGGCCACCGCGCTGTGGCGTTCGGACGAACAGCAGCGCCCGCACCTGCTCGGGGCGCCCGCCGTCACCGGCACGCCCGCCGTGATGCCGGTCTGGGAGTGGGAGAACCCGCCCGAGGACGTCGACGTGTCACGCGGTGGACGGCACCCGGTGAGCACGGCCGACATCGAGATGATGCGCGCCGCCCGCGCCCACTACGAGCAGATGTACCGCAAGACCGGCGGCATCGCGACCCGCTCCCGCATCGTCGGCTTCCTCAACGCCGAGGCAGCGCCCCTGCTGCGCGGCAGCTACACCGACGAGATGGGCCGCCAACTGCACCGCTCCACGGGCGGGTTGGTCGCCATCGCCGGAATCTGCGCCTACGACTCCGACGCGCACGGCCTCGCCCAGCGCTACTTCCACCAGGCGCTGCGCCTCTCCAAGGCGAGCGGCGACACCGGACTCGGCGCGTATGTGATCGCGCTCCTCGTCAACCAGTCGCTGTTCATGCGCGAGTACCGCCAGGCGGTGGCGTTCGCGGAGGCCGCGCTGCGCGCCGCGGGGCGCGACCTCACCCCGGCCCTCGCCTCCGACCTGTACGCGATGCAGGCCAAGGCGTACGCGCACCTGGGCGACGGCAGGAGCGCGCTGTCCTGCATCCGGCGTGCCGAGGCGGCGGCCGATCGGATCCTGCGTGGTCGCGAGCCGGACGAGACGGGCTATGTCCAGCCCGGCCTGGTCAACGTGCAAGTGGCGGAGGCGCTGCTCAGCCTGGGTGATCTCGCCAGCGCCCGGGAGCACGCCGCGGCGGCCGTGGACACTCCGGCGCACGACCGCGGGCGGGTGCACCGCCTGGCCATGCTCAGCCAGATCGAACTGCGCCAGGGCAACACCGACGAGGCGGTGGTCACGGCCGTGGAAATGGCTGAACAGGCCCGGGGAATGGAGTCCCAGCGGCTGCGTGACCGGCTGCGCGCGGTACGCGAGCACCTGGTCCGCAGCGACTGCGCCGGGACGGCCGAGGCTGCCGAACTCATCGCGGGCGCGCTGCGCGTACCCCTGTGA
- a CDS encoding PP2C family protein-serine/threonine phosphatase, producing the protein MIRLGRSLVLPAVWGAFAVTYKLACPLAQAESLGARIVSSAVFLTVGAGLILHVRWALLRELRQLREVAGATQNVLLRPLPPRVEGLALAAGRLSASRGASVGGDLYEVAATDHGVRVVMGDVRGHGLAAISTVAAVLGSFREAAHDEPELPRVLRRLDRALDRHLRERARAEHPAYGGAPPETPVAEEFVTVLLLEIDGDGGISALNCGHPWPHLLSGTARPLTDSDPLPPLGAFPLPADLPVLDCGRLLPGEALVLHTDGMEDARDATGTFFPLRAVLADAARVPPVSPQGVIRTVYAQLLRHTGRLPSDDATLLVLRNDRTRVPPQQRETACAARPAMELSGRRRDERRR; encoded by the coding sequence ATGATCCGTCTCGGGAGGTCGCTGGTCCTGCCCGCGGTGTGGGGTGCCTTCGCCGTCACGTACAAACTGGCCTGCCCGCTCGCCCAGGCGGAGAGCCTGGGGGCGCGGATCGTCAGCAGCGCCGTCTTCCTCACCGTCGGGGCCGGGCTGATACTGCACGTCCGGTGGGCGCTGCTGCGGGAGTTGCGGCAGCTGCGCGAGGTCGCGGGCGCCACGCAGAACGTACTCCTGCGGCCCCTGCCGCCCCGCGTCGAAGGCCTCGCGCTCGCCGCCGGGCGGCTCTCCGCGTCACGCGGCGCCTCCGTCGGGGGCGATCTCTACGAGGTGGCGGCCACCGACCACGGAGTGCGTGTCGTGATGGGTGACGTCCGGGGGCACGGTCTCGCCGCCATCTCGACCGTCGCCGCCGTGCTCGGCAGCTTCCGCGAGGCCGCCCACGACGAGCCCGAACTGCCCCGTGTGCTGCGCCGCCTGGACCGGGCGCTGGACCGGCACCTGCGCGAACGCGCGCGGGCCGAGCACCCGGCGTACGGCGGCGCTCCGCCGGAGACCCCGGTGGCCGAGGAGTTCGTCACCGTCCTGCTCCTGGAGATCGACGGGGACGGCGGGATCTCCGCCCTCAACTGCGGCCACCCCTGGCCCCATCTGCTGAGCGGCACCGCGCGGCCCCTGACGGACAGCGATCCGCTGCCGCCGCTCGGGGCCTTCCCGCTCCCCGCCGACCTGCCGGTGCTCGACTGCGGACGGCTGCTGCCCGGCGAGGCGCTCGTCCTGCACACGGACGGCATGGAGGACGCGCGTGACGCCACGGGGACGTTCTTCCCGCTGCGGGCCGTGCTGGCCGACGCGGCCCGCGTCCCACCGGTCTCCCCGCAGGGCGTCATCCGCACGGTCTACGCCCAGCTCCTGCGCCACACCGGCAGGTTGCCGTCCGACGACGCGACGCTGCTCGTCCTGCGCAACGACCGCACGAGAGTCCCTCCGCAGCAGCGGGAGACGGCCTGCGCCGCCCGCCCCGCCATGGAGTTGTCGGGCAGACGGCGGGACGAACGGCGCCGATGA
- the pheT gene encoding phenylalanine--tRNA ligase subunit beta, whose amino-acid sequence MRVPLSWLREYVDLPATETGRDVQAKLIEVGLEVETVEQLGAGLKGPLVVGKVLTIEELEGFKKPIRFCTVDVGTANGTGEPQEIVCGARNFAVGDKVVVVLPGAVLPGDFAIAARKTYGKTSHGMICSGDELGMGDDGSGGIIVLPPEHEAGTDAIELLELVDEVLDIAVTPDRGYALSMRGVARETAIAYGLPLRDPALLDVPAPNSFGYPVKIADPLGCDRFTARTVTGLQPEARSPIWLRRRLQKVGMRPISLAVDITNYVMMELGQPLHAYDRSRVQGTIGVRRAEQGEKFTTLDGTKRVLDAGDLVITDDRGPIGLAGVMGGANTEIADSETDPETGQVRGTTEVVVEAAHFDAISIARTARRHKLASEASKRFERGVDPQAAAAAAQRTVDLLVLLAGGSAEAGVTEVIAPTAPRTITMPADHPDSVAGVAYGRETVVRRLQQVGCDVYGQDDLTVTVPSWRPDLAEPNDLAEEVIRLEGYENLPSTLPKPPAGRGLSERQRLHRRVGRALAGAGYVESLSYPFLGEGVFDQLGLDADDPNRRVVKLVNPLSDEEPALRTTLLPGLLSALRRNDGRGSHDLALFETGLVFHPQDELKVAGRLPVDRRPTDEEIASLTAALPVQPRHAAVVLAGAREQAGWWGKGRPADWADAVEAARTIAREAGVELIVDQGQYGPWHPGRCAELKAVVAGDIVSVGHAGELHPRVIKAFGVPARACAMELDLDRLEQAREGVLRAPRISTFPVATQDVALVVDKEVPAAVVEYYLRGGAGELLESIRLFDVFEGEQIGEGKKSLAYALRFRAADRTLTVDEASAARDAAVALAAERTGAVLRGA is encoded by the coding sequence ATGCGGGTCCCGCTTTCCTGGCTGCGGGAGTACGTCGACCTCCCCGCCACCGAGACCGGCCGTGACGTGCAGGCCAAGCTGATCGAGGTCGGCCTCGAGGTCGAGACCGTCGAGCAGCTCGGCGCGGGCCTCAAGGGCCCGCTCGTCGTGGGCAAGGTCCTCACCATCGAGGAGCTGGAGGGCTTCAAGAAGCCCATCCGCTTCTGCACCGTCGACGTCGGTACCGCCAACGGCACCGGCGAGCCGCAGGAGATCGTCTGCGGCGCCCGTAACTTCGCCGTCGGCGACAAGGTCGTCGTGGTCCTGCCCGGCGCCGTCCTGCCCGGCGACTTCGCCATCGCCGCCCGCAAGACGTACGGCAAGACGTCGCACGGCATGATCTGCTCCGGCGACGAGCTGGGCATGGGCGACGACGGCAGCGGCGGCATCATCGTCCTGCCGCCCGAGCACGAGGCGGGCACCGACGCCATCGAGCTCCTCGAGCTCGTCGACGAGGTCCTGGACATCGCCGTCACGCCCGACCGCGGCTATGCCCTGTCGATGCGCGGCGTCGCCCGCGAGACCGCCATCGCGTACGGCCTGCCGCTGCGTGACCCGGCGCTCCTCGACGTGCCCGCGCCGAACTCCTTCGGCTACCCGGTCAAGATCGCCGACCCGCTCGGCTGCGACCGCTTCACCGCGCGCACCGTCACGGGCCTGCAGCCCGAGGCGCGCTCCCCGATCTGGCTGCGGCGCCGTCTGCAGAAGGTCGGCATGCGCCCGATCTCGCTCGCCGTCGACATCACCAACTACGTGATGATGGAGCTCGGCCAGCCCCTGCACGCGTACGACCGTTCCCGCGTCCAGGGCACGATCGGCGTGCGCCGGGCCGAGCAGGGCGAGAAGTTCACCACCCTCGACGGCACCAAGCGCGTCCTGGACGCCGGTGACCTGGTCATCACCGACGACCGCGGCCCGATCGGCCTCGCGGGCGTCATGGGCGGCGCGAACACCGAGATCGCGGACTCGGAGACCGACCCCGAGACCGGGCAGGTCCGCGGCACCACCGAGGTGGTCGTCGAGGCCGCGCACTTCGACGCGATCTCCATCGCCCGCACCGCGCGCCGCCACAAGCTGGCCTCCGAGGCGTCCAAGCGCTTCGAGCGCGGCGTCGACCCGCAGGCCGCGGCCGCCGCCGCACAGCGCACCGTCGACCTGCTCGTGCTCCTCGCGGGCGGCAGCGCGGAGGCCGGTGTCACCGAGGTCATCGCGCCGACCGCGCCGCGCACGATCACGATGCCCGCCGACCACCCGGACAGCGTCGCCGGTGTGGCCTACGGCCGCGAGACCGTCGTACGCCGCCTTCAGCAGGTCGGCTGCGACGTCTACGGCCAGGACGACCTGACGGTCACCGTCCCGTCGTGGCGCCCCGACCTCGCCGAGCCGAACGACCTCGCCGAAGAGGTCATCCGCCTCGAGGGGTACGAGAACCTGCCCTCGACCCTGCCGAAGCCCCCCGCGGGCCGCGGCCTGAGCGAGCGGCAGCGGCTGCACCGCCGCGTCGGCCGCGCGCTGGCCGGTGCGGGCTACGTGGAGTCGCTGAGCTACCCCTTCCTCGGCGAGGGCGTCTTCGACCAGCTGGGCCTGGACGCGGACGACCCGAACCGCCGCGTGGTCAAGCTCGTCAACCCGCTCTCCGACGAGGAGCCCGCGCTCCGCACGACGCTGCTGCCGGGCCTGCTCTCCGCGCTGCGCCGCAACGACGGCCGCGGCTCGCACGACCTGGCGCTCTTCGAGACGGGTCTGGTCTTCCACCCGCAGGACGAGCTGAAGGTCGCCGGGCGTCTGCCCGTCGACCGGCGTCCCACCGACGAGGAGATCGCGTCCCTCACCGCGGCGCTGCCCGTCCAGCCCCGGCACGCCGCCGTCGTCCTCGCGGGCGCCCGCGAGCAGGCCGGCTGGTGGGGCAAGGGCCGCCCGGCCGACTGGGCCGACGCCGTCGAGGCGGCGCGGACCATCGCCCGCGAGGCCGGTGTCGAGCTCATCGTCGACCAGGGGCAGTACGGCCCGTGGCACCCGGGCCGCTGCGCCGAGCTGAAGGCCGTCGTCGCCGGGGACATCGTCTCCGTCGGCCACGCCGGTGAGCTGCACCCGCGCGTCATCAAGGCGTTCGGTGTGCCCGCGCGCGCCTGCGCGATGGAGCTCGACCTCGACCGCCTGGAGCAGGCCCGCGAAGGGGTGCTGCGGGCGCCGCGGATCTCCACGTTCCCCGTGGCCACGCAGGACGTCGCGCTGGTCGTCGACAAGGAGGTGCCGGCCGCCGTGGTCGAGTACTACCTCCGGGGCGGCGCGGGTGAACTCCTGGAGTCCATCCGGCTGTTCGACGTCTTCGAGGGCGAGCAGATCGGCGAGGGCAAGAAGTCCCTGGCGTACGCGCTGCGCTTCCGCGCGGCCGACCGCACGCTGACCGTCGACGAGGCCTCCGCGGCCCGTGACGCCGCTGTCGCTCTCGCGGCCGAGCGGACGGGTGCGGTGCTGCGCGGAGCGTAG
- the pheS gene encoding phenylalanine--tRNA ligase subunit alpha encodes MSAPNKSYDPVEVEALKPEEIERMRDEALAALAAADSLDALQEAKVAHTGGTSPLALANREIGALPPQAKAEAGKRVGMARGAVSKALAARQAELEAERDARVLVEEAVDVTLPYDRTPAGARHPLTTMMERVADVFVSMGYEVAEGPEVEAEWFNFDALNFTPDHPARQMQDTFFVQGPNGTEGDESGVVLRTHTSPVQARALLERREPPVYIVCPGRVYRTDELDATHTPVFHQIELLAVDEGLTMADLKGTLDHMVQALFGPDMKTRLRPNYFPFTEPSAEMDMVCYVCRGESVGNPDRACRTCGSEGWIELGGCGMVNPKVLTACGVDPKKYSGFAFGFGIERMLMFRHNVEDMRDMVEGDIRFTRPFGMEI; translated from the coding sequence ATGTCGGCACCGAACAAGTCGTACGACCCTGTTGAGGTCGAGGCACTGAAACCTGAAGAGATCGAGCGGATGCGGGACGAGGCGCTCGCCGCCCTCGCCGCCGCGGACTCCCTCGACGCGCTCCAGGAGGCCAAGGTCGCGCACACCGGCGGCACGTCGCCGCTGGCGCTCGCCAACCGCGAGATCGGCGCGCTGCCCCCGCAGGCCAAGGCCGAGGCGGGCAAGCGCGTCGGCATGGCGCGCGGCGCCGTGAGCAAGGCCCTGGCCGCCCGCCAGGCCGAGCTCGAGGCCGAGCGCGACGCCCGCGTCCTGGTCGAGGAGGCGGTGGACGTCACGCTGCCGTACGACAGGACGCCCGCCGGCGCCCGGCACCCGCTGACCACGATGATGGAGCGCGTCGCCGACGTCTTCGTCTCGATGGGCTACGAGGTCGCCGAGGGCCCCGAGGTCGAGGCGGAGTGGTTCAACTTCGACGCCCTGAACTTCACGCCCGACCACCCGGCCCGGCAGATGCAGGACACCTTCTTCGTCCAGGGTCCGAACGGGACCGAGGGCGACGAATCGGGTGTCGTGCTGCGTACGCACACCTCGCCCGTACAGGCCCGCGCGCTCCTCGAGCGCCGCGAGCCGCCGGTCTACATCGTCTGCCCCGGCCGCGTGTACCGCACGGACGAGCTCGACGCCACGCACACCCCGGTCTTCCACCAGATCGAGCTGCTCGCCGTCGACGAGGGCCTCACCATGGCCGACCTCAAGGGCACCCTCGACCACATGGTCCAGGCGCTCTTCGGCCCGGACATGAAGACCCGGCTGCGGCCGAACTACTTCCCGTTCACCGAGCCGTCCGCCGAGATGGACATGGTCTGCTACGTGTGCCGCGGCGAGTCCGTCGGCAACCCCGACCGCGCCTGCCGCACCTGCGGCAGCGAGGGCTGGATCGAGCTCGGCGGCTGCGGCATGGTCAACCCCAAGGTGCTCACCGCCTGTGGCGTCGACCCCAAGAAGTACAGCGGATTCGCCTTCGGGTTCGGCATCGAGCGGATGCTGATGTTCCGCCACAACGTCGAAGACATGCGAGACATGGTCGAGGGTGACATCCGGTTCACCCGGCCGTTCGGGATGGAGATCTGA
- a CDS encoding ATP-binding protein encodes MSVGTSRAPGVQDLVRARADHGGPGDLGGLGLDPDELPDGLVVADETGHIICFNAAAARITALPAADALGTPLEHALPLEDLEGRRWWQLTDPYGGLAIRVGQPECNLLLPGGREVLVSARYVRTTRTGPVRRVVVSLRDTEARRRTERSHAELIATVAHELRSPLTSVKGFTATLLAKWERFTDDQKKLMLETVDADANRVTRLIAELLDISRIDSGRLELRRQPVDIGAAVGRHIQAHVAAGQDADRFLVRVQRPLPDCWADPDKVDQVLSNLLENAVRHGEGTVTIEVAPSSSARERGGAETAVTVSDEGPGIPEESMGRVFTRFWRGSKRGGTGLGLYIVKGIVEVHGGTITVGRAPGGGARFRFTLPVGAPAYLQ; translated from the coding sequence ATGAGTGTGGGCACGAGCAGAGCACCGGGGGTACAGGACCTCGTCCGTGCTCGCGCGGACCACGGTGGTCCCGGTGACCTCGGCGGCCTCGGACTCGACCCCGACGAGCTGCCCGACGGGCTCGTCGTCGCGGACGAGACGGGCCACATCATCTGCTTCAACGCGGCGGCGGCGCGGATCACCGCCCTGCCGGCGGCCGACGCCCTCGGAACGCCCCTGGAGCACGCGCTCCCGTTAGAGGACCTGGAAGGCCGCCGCTGGTGGCAGCTGACCGATCCCTACGGCGGCCTCGCCATCCGCGTCGGCCAGCCAGAGTGCAACCTCCTCCTGCCCGGCGGCCGCGAAGTCCTCGTCTCCGCGCGCTACGTCCGCACCACCCGCACCGGCCCCGTCCGCCGCGTCGTCGTCTCCCTCCGCGACACCGAGGCCCGCCGCCGCACCGAGCGCAGCCACGCCGAGCTGATCGCCACGGTCGCCCACGAGCTCCGCTCGCCGCTCACCTCCGTCAAGGGCTTCACCGCGACGCTGCTCGCCAAGTGGGAGCGGTTCACCGACGACCAGAAGAAACTGATGCTGGAGACCGTCGACGCCGACGCGAACCGCGTCACCCGGCTGATCGCCGAACTCCTCGACATCTCCCGCATCGACTCCGGACGCCTTGAGCTGCGCCGCCAGCCCGTCGACATAGGTGCCGCCGTCGGCCGCCACATCCAGGCGCACGTCGCCGCAGGGCAGGACGCGGACCGCTTCCTCGTCCGGGTCCAGCGGCCGCTGCCCGACTGCTGGGCGGACCCCGACAAGGTCGACCAGGTGCTCAGCAACCTGCTGGAAAATGCCGTGCGGCACGGCGAGGGAACCGTCACCATCGAGGTGGCGCCCTCCTCGTCCGCGCGCGAGCGGGGCGGCGCCGAGACCGCCGTGACCGTGAGCGACGAAGGTCCCGGCATTCCGGAGGAGTCGATGGGCCGCGTCTTCACCCGCTTCTGGCGGGGCAGCAAGCGCGGCGGGACGGGACTGGGGTTGTACATCGTGAAGGGCATCGTGGAAGTGCACGGCGGGACGATCACCGTCGGCCGCGCACCCGGCGGCGGCGCCCGATTCCGATTTACGTTGCCCGTGGGGGCCCCGGCGTATCTCCAGTGA